One Thalassotalea hakodatensis DNA segment encodes these proteins:
- a CDS encoding oxidoreductase-like domain-containing protein, translating into MTESTLLEKPQPPADYECCDSACNPCVWDHYYAALKAWRIQQVELKAQQQNG; encoded by the coding sequence ATGACTGAATCAACACTATTAGAAAAACCACAACCACCGGCAGACTACGAATGTTGTGACAGTGCCTGCAACCCTTGCGTATGGGATCACTACTACGCTGCATTAAAGGCTTGGCGCATTCAACAAGTAGAGTTAAAAGCACAACAACAAAACGGATAA
- a CDS encoding DUF748 domain-containing protein, translating to MIKKYKVIIGISTVFAILFAYLTLGTAGLVTYFVNKGLPNSALIADIKKVRLNPFTLSINVESVTLAHQSKQFLVIDELAVDLQWRQLIQGNLVVEQGTLNGGTLSVQWSENGLTFAGWDPTKSADSDTEAKSASESNVMLNNMRILAFNIDLAANTVHQWQIAELTLSNTLLNAKGVIGDVSLQSMLNNEELALISSFKKTTEAVTLDIETMKAGVNIDALNQWLPETYKTAKGKFNTELSAKITQEDEQWHINLGKSSIKGSELSLPIEVNKQPTILKANKFQLTLDDSSIKWESPIQSLKGTLYSQASIEQLLWRQPESDDLIFSLEALNLQGSEIKLADPENIQLTFQNLLLSDGKVSQKSKVPETLSKNIVELKPLLTFHQIDFSNAQIDQSRVTFEEVVAKVDKVTLYKTKTNAIENLVLTNQKNEDNEKSITAEKETIVQTEGDDNTPENDKGAIALTINKLDISGDSQVILHDFTASEPVIQDIVLETLVVHDISSEKNAKPARFELLGHLDKRSMVKMEGEITPFEPAKTLKIKGEMKTVNLTQFSPYVVDIIGHKIKQGQLNAIINLTVDNNDISGKVATNIKAIALSPHIGQTHKVTSNHLVPLNVAIGQLTDSKGNITIDIPLTGHFDDPNFGLSGFVSLITTKALKRGARNYLMQTFVPYSNIISVAMMAGDSLFAINVDDLNYSAKQVPLADKQQKFADDVAKILTDKDHIQMTVCPVIGKADVQGEQRKGNLSPQQLAEVRQLGQQRLETFIDYLVDEKQVSHDRIVSCSTEIDLNSALGKLTFSLD from the coding sequence ATGATTAAAAAATACAAAGTTATTATTGGTATCAGTACTGTATTTGCAATTCTTTTTGCCTATCTAACTTTAGGCACGGCGGGGCTCGTTACCTATTTTGTCAATAAAGGTTTACCAAACAGTGCGCTAATTGCTGACATCAAAAAGGTTCGTTTAAACCCTTTTACTTTATCGATCAATGTAGAGTCAGTGACATTAGCTCATCAATCTAAACAATTTTTAGTTATTGATGAACTTGCTGTTGATTTGCAATGGCGGCAATTAATTCAAGGTAACCTTGTGGTTGAACAAGGCACTTTAAACGGCGGTACATTAAGCGTTCAATGGTCAGAAAACGGTCTTACCTTTGCCGGTTGGGATCCTACCAAATCTGCAGATAGTGATACAGAAGCAAAAAGTGCTTCCGAATCAAATGTGATGTTAAACAATATGCGCATATTAGCTTTCAATATTGATTTGGCAGCGAATACTGTGCATCAGTGGCAAATAGCCGAGCTAACGCTGTCGAACACTTTATTAAATGCGAAAGGTGTTATTGGCGATGTATCGCTTCAAAGTATGTTAAACAACGAAGAACTTGCGTTGATCTCATCATTTAAGAAAACGACAGAAGCCGTTACGTTAGATATTGAAACAATGAAAGCAGGTGTCAACATTGATGCCTTAAACCAATGGTTACCTGAAACCTATAAAACCGCTAAAGGTAAGTTTAATACTGAACTGTCGGCAAAAATCACTCAAGAAGATGAACAATGGCACATTAACCTAGGTAAATCGTCGATAAAAGGTAGTGAGCTTAGTTTGCCTATTGAGGTTAATAAGCAGCCAACTATCCTAAAGGCAAATAAATTCCAGCTAACCCTTGATGACAGCTCAATAAAATGGGAAAGCCCGATACAGTCTCTTAAAGGTACGTTGTATTCTCAAGCTTCAATTGAACAGCTTTTATGGCGCCAGCCTGAATCCGATGATTTAATTTTTTCACTTGAGGCGCTTAATTTACAAGGCTCTGAAATTAAATTAGCCGATCCAGAAAATATTCAACTGACGTTTCAAAATTTATTGTTATCTGACGGTAAGGTTTCACAGAAGTCTAAGGTGCCAGAAACGTTATCAAAAAATATAGTTGAGTTAAAACCTTTGCTGACTTTCCATCAAATTGATTTTAGCAACGCGCAGATTGATCAATCACGAGTTACCTTTGAAGAGGTTGTGGCGAAAGTTGATAAAGTGACACTATATAAAACAAAAACTAATGCTATTGAAAATTTAGTGTTAACTAATCAAAAGAATGAAGACAACGAAAAATCCATAACAGCTGAGAAAGAAACTATTGTTCAAACTGAAGGTGATGACAATACCCCTGAAAATGATAAAGGCGCGATAGCGTTAACCATTAATAAGCTTGATATCTCTGGAGATTCTCAGGTGATATTGCATGATTTCACTGCATCAGAGCCTGTTATTCAAGATATTGTGCTGGAAACATTAGTGGTTCATGACATATCGTCGGAAAAAAATGCAAAGCCGGCACGTTTTGAGTTACTTGGGCATTTAGATAAACGCTCAATGGTAAAAATGGAAGGTGAAATAACGCCTTTTGAACCGGCGAAAACCCTGAAAATTAAAGGGGAAATGAAAACCGTTAACTTGACACAATTTTCACCTTATGTGGTAGATATTATTGGCCACAAAATAAAACAAGGCCAGCTGAACGCAATCATAAATCTCACTGTAGATAACAATGACATTTCTGGAAAGGTTGCAACAAATATTAAAGCCATTGCGCTATCACCGCATATTGGTCAAACACACAAAGTCACAAGTAACCATTTAGTGCCACTAAACGTAGCAATTGGTCAATTAACCGATTCAAAAGGTAATATAACGATTGATATACCACTGACCGGCCATTTTGATGATCCTAATTTTGGTTTATCAGGTTTTGTCTCTTTGATCACAACAAAGGCATTAAAGCGAGGAGCAAGAAATTATTTAATGCAAACATTTGTGCCTTATTCCAATATCATTTCTGTCGCTATGATGGCCGGAGATTCTTTATTTGCCATTAATGTTGATGACTTAAACTATTCAGCAAAACAAGTACCGCTAGCGGATAAACAACAAAAATTTGCTGATGATGTCGCTAAAATTTTAACCGATAAAGATCATATTCAAATGACCGTATGCCCAGTGATTGGCAAAGCGGATGTTCAAGGTGAACAACGCAAGGGTAATTTATCCCCGCAACAATTAGCAGAAGTGCGACAACTTGGGCAACAAAGGTTAGAAACGTTTATTGATTATCTTGTTGATGAAAAACAAGTCAGTCATGACAGAATAGTGTCGTGTTCCACTGAAATTGATCTTAATTCAGCACTAGGAAAATTAACCTTTTCGTTAGATTAA
- the ahpF gene encoding alkyl hydroperoxide reductase subunit F, translating into MLTNDILNALKTYTATMANDVTLVLQTGEHEKRSALKDFLTQLVSVSDKLQLVERDNALRSPISFELEVDGVRNGIEFSGTPSGHEFNSLVLAILQSSGTALKLDKHVQTLVKNVDQPLHFEVFISLSCHNCPDVVQALNQFALLNENISSEMIDGGEFQPLIEERGIQGVPSVYLNGELFANGKVDTAQLLDKLLQKFPTISQVTETEALPLQDITVIGGGPAGVASAIYAARKGLKVTMVADRIGGQVKDTVGIENLISVPQTTGTELTKNLYSHLTEYDITLKEHVRVDKIEKGKTKSLTLSTGEVINTKALIIATGAKWRELGVPGEKENVGNGVAYCPHCDGPFFKGKDVAVVGGGNSGIEAALDLAGMVNHVTVFEFLSDFKADKLLVDKAKASDNITLINNAAAKEVIADNGKVVAIDYLDRTTDQVHRKHLAGIFVQIGLLPNSEFLKGIVELTPHGEVIIDEKGQTSEPGIFACGDVTTVPYKQIVVAMGEGAKSALSAFDHLIRQ; encoded by the coding sequence ATGTTAACTAACGATATTTTAAATGCATTAAAAACTTACACCGCGACAATGGCAAATGATGTGACACTTGTTTTACAAACGGGTGAGCATGAAAAACGTAGTGCACTCAAAGACTTCTTAACTCAACTAGTATCAGTCAGTGATAAATTGCAGTTAGTAGAGCGTGATAACGCTTTACGTAGTCCTATTTCTTTCGAGCTTGAAGTTGATGGTGTTCGTAATGGTATAGAGTTCTCTGGAACACCCTCAGGTCATGAGTTTAATTCACTGGTGCTGGCGATATTACAATCATCAGGCACAGCATTAAAACTAGATAAGCATGTGCAAACATTGGTTAAAAATGTTGACCAGCCCTTACATTTTGAGGTGTTTATTAGTTTAAGCTGTCATAACTGCCCGGATGTAGTGCAAGCGTTAAATCAGTTCGCCTTACTTAATGAGAATATTAGTAGCGAGATGATTGATGGCGGTGAATTTCAACCGTTAATTGAAGAACGTGGCATACAAGGTGTACCAAGCGTTTATTTAAATGGTGAGTTATTTGCCAATGGTAAAGTGGATACGGCTCAGTTATTAGACAAGTTGTTGCAAAAATTTCCAACTATTTCACAAGTAACAGAAACTGAAGCACTTCCCTTACAAGATATTACCGTAATAGGCGGTGGTCCTGCTGGTGTGGCTTCTGCAATTTACGCAGCCCGAAAAGGCCTTAAAGTCACTATGGTTGCTGATCGCATTGGCGGGCAAGTAAAAGACACGGTAGGTATCGAAAATTTAATTTCCGTACCTCAAACGACAGGTACTGAATTAACCAAAAACCTTTATAGCCATCTAACCGAATACGATATTACGCTAAAAGAGCATGTTCGCGTTGATAAGATTGAAAAAGGAAAGACGAAATCTCTTACCTTATCTACTGGTGAGGTTATTAATACAAAAGCATTAATTATTGCGACTGGCGCAAAATGGCGGGAACTTGGTGTACCAGGTGAAAAAGAAAATGTCGGTAACGGTGTTGCTTATTGTCCGCATTGCGATGGGCCTTTCTTTAAGGGTAAAGACGTTGCTGTTGTTGGTGGTGGTAATTCAGGTATTGAAGCTGCGTTAGATTTAGCTGGTATGGTAAATCATGTGACTGTTTTTGAGTTTTTATCTGATTTTAAAGCTGATAAATTATTGGTTGATAAAGCAAAAGCAAGCGATAACATCACCTTGATCAATAATGCAGCAGCGAAAGAAGTTATTGCTGATAATGGTAAGGTTGTTGCCATTGATTATCTTGATAGAACAACAGATCAAGTGCATAGAAAACACCTAGCGGGCATTTTTGTTCAAATAGGCTTATTACCTAATAGCGAGTTTCTCAAAGGTATTGTGGAATTAACACCACACGGTGAAGTGATCATTGATGAAAAAGGTCAAACGTCGGAACCTGGTATATTTGCTTGTGGTGATGTAACAACTGTTCCTTATAAACAGATAGTGGTAGCAATGGGTGAAGGAGCCAAATCAGCACTTTCAGCGTTTGATCACTTAATACGTCAGTAA
- the ahpC gene encoding alkyl hydroperoxide reductase subunit C produces the protein MAKIGQSIPTFTATAFQNGEFTEISSEGVKGKWSIFLFYPADFTFVCPTELEDMANQYEELQQLGVEVYAVSTDTHFSHKAWHDSSDAIGKINFPMLGDQTGKITRGFDVMIEEDHMAHRGTFLADPDGIIQVAEIHAGGIGRSAKDMVRKVKAAQYVRENDGEVCPAAWEQGEATLTPSLDLVGKI, from the coding sequence ATGGCGAAGATTGGTCAATCAATCCCAACATTTACGGCGACAGCGTTCCAAAATGGTGAATTTACTGAAATATCATCTGAGGGGGTTAAAGGTAAATGGTCGATATTTTTATTTTATCCAGCAGATTTTACGTTCGTTTGCCCTACAGAGTTAGAAGATATGGCAAATCAATATGAAGAATTACAGCAATTGGGCGTGGAAGTCTATGCCGTGTCAACCGATACACATTTCTCACATAAAGCGTGGCATGACTCAAGTGATGCTATTGGCAAAATTAACTTTCCAATGCTTGGCGATCAAACGGGCAAAATAACGCGCGGCTTTGATGTGATGATCGAAGAAGATCATATGGCACATCGAGGTACTTTTTTGGCCGATCCAGATGGCATTATTCAAGTAGCTGAAATTCATGCAGGAGGCATTGGTCGCTCTGCAAAAGATATGGTACGCAAAGTTAAGGCTGCTCAATACGTACGAGAAAATGACGGTGAAGTTTGTCCGGCAGCTTGGGAACAAGGTGAAGCAACCTTAACGCCTAGCTTAGATTTAGTCGGCAAGATTTAA
- a CDS encoding YqaE/Pmp3 family membrane protein, which yields MDNKLILIILAVLLPPIGVFLKKGVGQDLLINIILCFIFWVPAVIHAVWLVTKQEHY from the coding sequence ATGGACAATAAACTCATACTGATAATTTTAGCTGTATTACTGCCACCTATTGGCGTGTTTTTGAAAAAAGGCGTAGGACAAGATTTATTAATTAATATTATTCTGTGTTTTATTTTCTGGGTGCCTGCTGTTATTCATGCTGTTTGGTTGGTTACAAAACAAGAGCATTATTAA
- a CDS encoding mechanosensitive ion channel family protein, whose product MLSDVRRLLDYPLFTFNEETVTVIEVLAVPLWIIVSLIAAKLVISKVANVLKARNKDPNFIQLIERVLYVVVLVAIFFATLAVLKVPITAFAFLSGAIAIGFGFGAQNIINNFISGWILIGEKPIRIGDFLELEGVKGVVEEINTRSTRVRRVDGVHMLIPNSKLLENTVINWTLRDKLIRGTVSVGVQYGSNCDQVARIMLDVTNEQEEVLQSPKAQVFFQEFGDNALVFEVYFWINSQVEGGLRHVASNIRFALNREFNQDGIVVAFPQRDIHLDGAIEISRKK is encoded by the coding sequence ATGTTAAGTGATGTACGTCGTTTATTAGACTATCCATTGTTCACCTTTAATGAAGAAACTGTCACGGTGATTGAGGTATTAGCTGTACCTCTTTGGATTATCGTAAGCTTGATTGCGGCAAAATTGGTGATTAGCAAGGTCGCCAATGTACTTAAAGCGAGGAATAAAGATCCAAACTTTATTCAGCTCATTGAGCGAGTGCTTTATGTGGTAGTACTCGTGGCTATTTTCTTTGCGACTTTAGCTGTTTTGAAAGTACCTATCACAGCTTTTGCTTTTTTATCGGGTGCTATTGCCATTGGCTTTGGTTTTGGTGCGCAAAATATCATAAATAACTTTATTAGTGGTTGGATCTTGATCGGAGAAAAACCGATTAGAATCGGAGACTTTCTTGAGCTTGAAGGTGTAAAAGGCGTGGTCGAAGAAATAAATACTCGCTCTACCCGAGTTCGGCGGGTAGATGGTGTACATATGTTGATCCCCAACAGTAAGCTGCTTGAAAACACGGTTATTAACTGGACATTGCGTGATAAATTGATACGTGGAACTGTCAGTGTCGGCGTACAATACGGCAGCAACTGTGATCAAGTTGCCCGTATTATGTTAGATGTCACGAATGAACAAGAGGAAGTATTGCAATCACCTAAGGCACAAGTATTTTTCCAAGAGTTTGGTGACAATGCGTTAGTGTTTGAAGTGTACTTTTGGATTAACTCTCAAGTTGAAGGGGGATTAAGACATGTTGCTAGTAATATTAGGTTTGCCTTAAATCGAGAATTTAATCAAGATGGTATTGTCGTGGCATTTCCACAACGTGATATTCATCTTGACGGCGCTATTGAAATTAGCCGAAAAAAATAA
- a CDS encoding ATP-dependent zinc protease family protein, translating into MNERIIIGRLETVNLPDLEINQLTVRVDTGAQTSSLHVDNIQRIKIGNKPGVAFDIHPEIHNVQKVVRRKALVHDVRKIKSSNGISEQRYVIKTGAKLGDFEWDIEITLTDRSDMTYLMLLGREALGSHFYVDAANVFVASDIGEEC; encoded by the coding sequence ATGAATGAAAGAATCATTATAGGTCGATTAGAAACGGTAAACCTGCCAGATCTTGAGATAAACCAGCTCACGGTACGGGTTGATACTGGCGCACAAACATCTTCATTACATGTTGATAATATTCAACGAATAAAAATCGGTAATAAACCAGGAGTGGCGTTTGATATTCATCCTGAAATACATAACGTTCAAAAGGTGGTTCGGCGTAAAGCCTTAGTGCATGATGTGCGTAAAATAAAATCATCCAATGGTATTAGTGAACAACGTTATGTGATTAAAACGGGTGCAAAACTCGGTGACTTTGAATGGGACATTGAAATAACACTTACAGATAGATCAGACATGACCTATCTGATGCTATTAGGCCGTGAAGCCTTAGGCTCGCATTTTTATGTTGATGCCGCTAATGTATTTGTTGCTTCCGATATAGGGGAAGAATGCTAA
- a CDS encoding succinylglutamate desuccinylase/aspartoacylase family protein yields MLNELKIGEHIILPGEIKNIALPVAKLYTDMDVHLPVYIVRGKKPGPTIFVSAAVHGDELNGVEIIRRLINLKGFKISAGTFIAVPMVNVYGMVNQSRYMPDRRDLNRCFPGSAKGSLAGRVANIFLKEIVSHCDYGIDLHTGAIHRSNLPQIRADLADEETLELAKIFGVPVILHSNIIDGSLREAAVANDTKVLLYEAGEALRFDEFSIRAGIKGIVNILRHLKMMPKRRTAKRKENHFIANHSGWVRGNASGIVTHHYSLGDQVKKGDVLADIGSPFGKVLGQVIANKDGVIIGKQNIPLVQEGEAMYHIAFFSEDDQHVVDHIDTIEEELIGNIDNSEALI; encoded by the coding sequence GTGTTGAATGAACTAAAAATAGGCGAACATATTATTTTGCCCGGCGAAATAAAAAATATTGCCTTACCAGTAGCAAAATTATATACCGATATGGATGTTCATCTACCTGTCTATATTGTGCGGGGAAAGAAGCCAGGACCAACGATTTTTGTCAGTGCTGCAGTACATGGTGACGAATTGAATGGCGTAGAGATTATTCGCCGGTTGATTAATTTAAAAGGATTTAAAATTAGTGCAGGTACTTTTATCGCCGTTCCGATGGTAAATGTATATGGCATGGTAAATCAAAGTCGCTATATGCCTGATAGACGAGATTTAAACCGTTGCTTTCCTGGTTCAGCGAAAGGTTCATTAGCAGGTCGAGTAGCGAACATATTTTTAAAAGAAATTGTTAGTCATTGCGATTATGGTATTGATTTACATACTGGGGCTATTCATCGTTCTAATTTACCCCAGATCAGGGCGGATCTTGCTGATGAAGAAACGCTTGAGTTGGCTAAAATATTTGGTGTTCCGGTGATTTTGCATTCAAATATTATTGATGGTTCATTACGAGAAGCAGCGGTTGCTAATGACACTAAAGTCTTACTATATGAAGCGGGCGAAGCCTTGCGTTTTGATGAATTTTCAATTCGTGCGGGTATTAAAGGTATTGTGAATATATTGCGACACTTAAAAATGATGCCGAAACGTCGAACGGCAAAACGTAAAGAAAATCACTTTATTGCCAATCATAGTGGTTGGGTGAGAGGCAATGCTAGCGGCATTGTAACTCACCATTATTCGCTGGGTGATCAAGTGAAAAAAGGCGATGTACTTGCTGATATCGGTTCGCCATTTGGCAAAGTGTTAGGGCAGGTAATAGCAAATAAAGATGGTGTTATTATAGGAAAACAGAATATCCCATTAGTACAAGAAGGTGAAGCAATGTACCACATTGCGTTCTTTTCTGAGGATGATCAGCATGTTGTTGATCATATTGATACCATTGAAGAAGAGCTCATTGGTAATATTGATAATAGTGAAGCATTAATATGA
- the rimK gene encoding 30S ribosomal protein S6--L-glutamate ligase — MKIAILSRNQNLYSTRRLKEACIARGHEVDIVDTLHCYMDITSSRPTVRYHGEELPKYDAIIPRIGASVTFYGTAVARQFEMMGTFNVNESVAISRSRDKLRSLQLLSRKGIGLPRTGFASKADNIKDLIKNVGGAPLVIKLLEGTQGIGVVLADTAKAAESIIEAFMGLKANILVQEFVKEAGGADIRCLVVGGRVVAAMKRQGLEGEFRSNLHRGGSAEVIKLSKEERLTALNAAKVMGLNFCGVDLLRSHNGPMVMEVNSSPGLEGIETATGLDVASKVIEFIEKSAKTTSNRMRGKG; from the coding sequence ATGAAAATAGCTATCTTATCGAGAAATCAAAATTTATATTCAACCCGCCGTTTAAAAGAGGCATGTATAGCACGAGGACATGAAGTAGATATCGTCGATACCCTACATTGTTATATGGATATCACCAGTAGTCGGCCGACGGTGCGATATCATGGTGAAGAATTACCAAAATATGATGCGATAATTCCACGTATAGGTGCATCAGTAACTTTTTATGGTACTGCTGTTGCCAGACAATTCGAAATGATGGGCACCTTTAATGTGAATGAGTCGGTGGCCATTAGTCGATCTCGTGACAAGCTACGTTCCTTACAATTATTATCGCGTAAAGGCATTGGCTTACCACGAACAGGCTTTGCCAGTAAGGCCGATAACATCAAAGATTTAATTAAAAATGTAGGTGGCGCACCACTCGTGATCAAATTACTTGAAGGTACGCAAGGGATAGGCGTAGTGCTGGCAGATACTGCAAAAGCGGCTGAAAGTATTATTGAAGCGTTTATGGGGTTAAAGGCTAATATTTTGGTTCAAGAGTTTGTTAAAGAAGCTGGCGGTGCTGATATTCGATGTTTAGTCGTGGGGGGACGTGTAGTAGCTGCGATGAAACGTCAAGGTCTAGAGGGTGAATTTCGATCTAACTTACACCGCGGAGGTTCGGCAGAGGTGATCAAACTGAGTAAAGAAGAACGCTTAACTGCCTTAAATGCAGCCAAAGTGATGGGATTAAACTTTTGTGGCGTAGACCTGTTACGTTCTCATAATGGCCCAATGGTAATGGAAGTGAATTCATCTCCAGGGCTAGAAGGTATAGAAACGGCAACGGGCTTAGATGTTGCATCTAAAGTAATTGAATTTATTGAAAAAAGTGCAAAAACCACCAGCAATAGAATGCGTGGAAAAGGGTAA
- a CDS encoding LysR family transcriptional regulator, translating to MKLALLSTFLEVSQTLHFRVAAENLFITQAAVSTRIKQLEQELGVMLFDRTHKRLTLTAEGHRLIKHANDMIIMWQKLKQEVGVAQANSAQLFVGSMMSIWDIVLQDWLQKIHRNLDDVHLITHTFSPMELRKQVISRLVDIAFLFEPPYVEDLVTDKVSSVPLQLVSTDSTAQLNTLNNMVMVDYGESVNAQFLRELGDMAVIRHNMSQPRIALNFILEAGGCAYLPKQMCFEHLRKNKLFLVPQSPEFSRDIYAIYLAKSHKEALIQDALQLFPYMRT from the coding sequence ATGAAACTCGCACTTTTAAGTACTTTTTTAGAAGTTAGTCAAACCTTGCATTTTCGCGTGGCTGCTGAAAATTTATTCATCACTCAAGCAGCGGTGAGTACCCGCATAAAACAGCTTGAACAAGAACTAGGTGTAATGCTTTTTGATCGAACTCATAAGCGCTTAACACTAACGGCAGAAGGCCATCGTTTAATAAAGCATGCTAACGACATGATTATTATGTGGCAAAAGCTAAAACAAGAGGTTGGCGTTGCACAAGCAAATTCAGCCCAATTGTTCGTTGGTTCTATGATGTCTATCTGGGATATTGTGTTACAAGACTGGTTGCAGAAAATTCATCGAAACTTAGATGATGTACACCTGATCACGCATACGTTCTCGCCAATGGAACTTAGAAAACAGGTTATTAGTCGCCTCGTTGATATTGCGTTTTTATTTGAGCCGCCTTACGTTGAAGATTTAGTCACAGACAAAGTCAGCAGCGTACCATTACAATTGGTTTCAACAGACAGTACCGCGCAGTTGAACACGTTAAATAATATGGTGATGGTAGATTATGGCGAATCCGTCAACGCGCAATTTTTACGTGAATTAGGTGATATGGCCGTAATTAGGCATAACATGAGCCAACCGAGGATCGCTTTGAACTTCATTTTAGAAGCAGGGGGATGCGCTTATTTGCCAAAACAAATGTGTTTTGAACATTTACGTAAAAACAAGTTATTTCTTGTACCTCAATCACCTGAGTTTAGTCGCGATATTTACGCAATTTATTTGGCGAAAAGTCACAAAGAAGCACTCATTCAAGATGCGTTACAACTTTTTCCTTACATGCGTACCTAA
- a CDS encoding GGDEF domain-containing response regulator, which yields MNRIVVAILEDCSEDQYLIKQKLSEVETQTFNVQCFSSIESLANSINLLEPDVLITDLNLPESQGLDTLIKIKAFAKKTPIIVLTGSDEDIAIKAIQLGAQDFLKKEELSSTLITRTILFARERFLFQSALEEQAIRDKLTQLYNREAFEAQVEKKYEEYIRYQSKFALVLIDLDNFKPINDEFGHLVGDRILQLLADRLRMFNRVSDTVARIGGDEFVILAPHINNHQDLALFIEAKKQKLCGVYALASSTEKLLELNITMSFGGAVMGIDGEDTQTIFEKADAAMYVAKRENK from the coding sequence ATGAATCGAATTGTTGTAGCCATACTTGAAGACTGTTCTGAAGATCAGTACCTAATAAAGCAAAAGCTTAGTGAAGTTGAAACGCAAACGTTCAATGTGCAATGTTTTAGCTCAATAGAGTCGCTGGCTAATTCTATTAATTTGTTAGAGCCAGATGTATTGATCACTGACCTCAATTTACCTGAAAGCCAAGGACTTGATACGTTAATTAAGATAAAGGCATTCGCTAAGAAAACTCCCATTATCGTCTTAACAGGTAGTGATGAAGATATAGCGATTAAAGCGATTCAATTAGGGGCGCAAGATTTTCTAAAAAAAGAGGAGCTTTCTAGCACATTAATCACTCGTACAATTTTATTTGCTCGCGAGCGTTTTTTATTTCAGTCAGCATTAGAAGAACAAGCAATACGAGATAAATTAACACAACTATACAACCGTGAAGCTTTTGAGGCACAAGTCGAAAAAAAATATGAAGAATATATTCGTTACCAAAGTAAATTCGCACTTGTTTTAATTGATTTAGATAATTTTAAACCAATTAATGATGAATTTGGCCATTTAGTAGGTGATCGCATTTTACAGTTATTAGCGGATAGACTACGTATGTTTAATCGAGTATCAGATACCGTTGCGCGTATTGGCGGTGATGAATTTGTTATTCTTGCCCCCCACATTAATAATCACCAAGATTTAGCATTGTTTATTGAAGCTAAAAAACAAAAGCTGTGTGGTGTTTATGCGTTAGCTTCGTCAACTGAGAAATTACTAGAGCTTAATATTACCATGAGTTTTGGTGGTGCTGTTATGGGGATCGACGGCGAGGATACACAAACCATATTCGAAAAAGCAGATGCTGCAATGTACGTAGCAAAACGCGAAAATAAATAA
- a CDS encoding response regulator, with the protein MRKLVLIEDDDDDIYFFKLACQQMTLTIELTVLRNGLEFIDYVQNNTVLNTVFLLDLNMPKLSGFEALKKISHHPDFNQMVVIIYTTSSHDKDIKFAYELGVKSYLLKPNSMSGIQKLLNNVTEYWFEVNAFSEKAS; encoded by the coding sequence ATGCGTAAATTAGTGCTCATTGAAGACGATGATGATGATATTTATTTTTTCAAACTTGCGTGTCAGCAAATGACATTAACTATTGAGCTTACTGTTTTACGTAATGGTTTAGAGTTTATTGACTATGTGCAAAACAACACCGTGCTAAACACTGTGTTTTTGTTAGATTTAAATATGCCTAAACTAAGCGGTTTTGAAGCGCTGAAAAAAATTAGTCACCACCCAGATTTTAACCAGATGGTTGTCATTATTTATACGACGTCTTCACATGATAAAGACATAAAATTCGCCTATGAATTAGGCGTTAAATCTTATTTGCTTAAACCAAATTCAATGTCTGGTATTCAAAAGTTATTAAACAACGTGACAGAATATTGGTTCGAGGTTAACGCTTTTTCAGAAAAGGCTAGCTAA